The following coding sequences are from one Ovis canadensis isolate MfBH-ARS-UI-01 breed Bighorn chromosome 7, ARS-UI_OviCan_v2, whole genome shotgun sequence window:
- the PYGO1 gene encoding pygopus homolog 1 has translation MSAEQEKDPISLKRVRGGDSGLDGLGGPGVQLGSPDKKKRKANTQGPSFPPLSEYAPPPNPNSDHLVAANPFDDNYNTISYKPLPSSNPYLGPGYPGFGGYSTFRMPPHVPPRMSSPYCGPYSLRNQPHPFPQNPLGMGFNRPHAFNFGPHDNSSFGNPSYNNALTQNVNMPNQHFRQNPAENFNQIPPQNANQVSNPDLASNFVPGSNSNFSSPLESNHSFIPPPNTFGQAKAPPPKQDFSQGATKNTNQNSSAHPPHLNMDDTVNQSNIELKNVNRNNVVSQENSRSSSTEATNNSHANGTQSKPRQPRGATDTCTTEKSSKSALHPSRHGHSSSDPVYPCGICTNEVNDDQDAILCEASCQKWFHRICTGMTETAYGLLTAEASAVWGCDTCMADKDVQLMRTREAFGPPAVGSDG, from the exons gtGGTGATAGTGGACTGGATGGGTTAGGAGGACCAGGTGTGCAACTAGGAAGCCCAGATAAGAAAAAACGCAAGGCAAATACACAG GGGCCTTCTTTTCCTCCATTGTCTGAGTATGCTCCGCCACCGAATCCAAACTCTGACCATCTAGTGGCTGCTAATCCATTTGATGACAACTACAATACTATTTCCTATAAACCACTACCTTCATCAAATCCGTATCTTGGCCCTGGTTATCCTGGCTTTGGAGGCTACAGCACATTCAGAATGCCACCTCACGTTCCTCCAAGAATGTCTTCCCCATACTGTGGTCCTTACTCACTCAGGAATCAGCCACACCCATTTCCTCAGAATCCTTTGGGCATGGGTTTTAATCGACCTCATGCTTTTAACTTTGGGCCGCACGATAATTCAAGTTTTGGAAATCCATCTTACAATAATGCACTGACTCAGAATGTTAACATGCCTAATCAACATTTTAGACAAAATCCTGCTGAAAACTTCAATCAGATTCCTCCGCAGAATGCTAACCAAGTATCTAACCCTGACTTGGCATCTAACTTTGTCCCTGGAAGTAATTCCAATTTTAGTTCTCCGTTAGAATCTAATCATTCTTTTATTCCTCCCCCAAACACTTTTGGTCAAGCAAAAGCACCACCCCCAAAACAAGACTTTAGTCAAGGAGCTACcaaaaacacaaatcaaaactcctCTGCTCATCCACCTCACTTAAATATGGATGACACAGTGAATCAGAGTAACATtgaattaaaaaatgtgaatCGAAACAATGTCGTCAGTCAAGAGAATAGCCGTTCGAGTAGCACTGAGGCTACAAACAACAGCCATGCAAATGGGACACAGAGTAAACCACGGCAGCCGAGAGGTGCCACAGATACATGCACCACTGAGAAAAGCAGTAAATCTGCTCTCCACCCAAGCCGCCACGGGCATTCTTCCTCTGACCCAGTGTATCCTTGTGGAATTTGTACAAATGAGGTGAATGACGATCAGGATGCCATCCTGTGTGAAGCCTCTTGTCAGAAATGGTTTCATCGGATCTGCACTGGAATGACCGAAACAGCTTATGGCCTCCTAACAGCAGAAGCGTCAGCAGTATGGGGCTGTGATACCTGTATGGCTGACAAAGATGTCCAGTTAATGCGCACTAGAGAAGCATTCGGTCCACCTGCAGTGGGCAGTGATGGCTAA